The Ptychodera flava strain L36383 chromosome 3, AS_Pfla_20210202, whole genome shotgun sequence region CATTAAAGCTTTCTTCAACTCCATAATTTCATTCTCAAGGTCGTTCCCGCCATTCTCCATTTCTCCCTCACGACCATGCTTCATTGGCTTCATTCCCATTCCATGTTCCATTTCCTGTCCCTTTCTCATGTGTCCCATTTTCATTCCGGGCTTCATTCCCATGCCAGGTGTCATTGGCTCCATTCCCATGTCTCCCTCTCTTTCCATTCCACGGTCCATTCCCATACCCGGTGTAATGGCATCCATTCCTCCATCCATTCCCATTCCTCCATCCATTCCCATTCctttgttcattttcattccGCGCTTCATTCCCATGCCAGGCGTCATCGCCTCCATTCCCATCATTCCTTGCATCATCGGCTCTATTTGTGTGATAGCGTTGGTCATCTCTTCACCGTCACCCATCATGGGCATTCCAGTCGCATCCATGTCTTCCATATCACCATGATGATcatggtggtgatggtgatgatgatgccCCAAGACGCTGATCAACAACTCCACGATCAACTTTCTGAACTCCGACATCAGGATTCTTAATTCCATAATCTCTCTCTCGGTCATGTGTTTCATGGAATGCtccatcttcaacattccatcgaccatcaccatcatcatgcACATCTTCCGGATCATCATCATTTTCTCCATTTCTTCTCCTCCGTCTTCCCCCATCATCGGATTCATATTCATATCCATATCCATATCCATATCCATGTCGTCCATGTTCATGCCCGAAtccatcatcatcttcatcatcatgttGGGCATGGTTGACTCCATGTTCATATTCATGTTCGGAtccatattcatattcatgtcCTCGGTCATGCCCATGTCCATGTCGTTGGCGTCGGCGGTACGCTTGTCTCGACTGCGAGGCAGAACGCGGCTGTAGCAGGAGTGCAGGACGACCAAGAAGCAGACGACAAAGATTAAATGATGCCTCATTTTGGTGGTTTCTGCAAAGAGAATGCGAACGCCGAATTAGAATCATACTTAAAAGTATTTGCCTTGTAAAAATTATCTACCGTGACAAATTACCTTGTTGCGTCGTGCCTTTGACATGCAGTCAAAGTCTAGCCTCCCCATACTATGACGTATTTATTTAGTGGTTGACACGTGAAGCTTGTCTAATACGTGGAAAGTTAATATTTTGTCAACGCTTGAAGTATTCATACTTGAATACGGATACGACCGAGGCAccgtagacttggttcaagtctgtgatttgtgaatgtttgagtggagtgaacgcaatgatttgtattttgctctcatgtgaaacgcgcgcgtgagtggacgcgatgagtagggtgaacgcgatgagtggagtgaacgctatacagcggagtttcacccggcagaaactaactcactactgcgcagactcaaacgtgacgcattcaatcgctgggaaaacctggcgtgagctgccaaattccggataggtttgtacgaaataggagagacacaagagaaactattataaatgattttattttttaaaattcaccgacttgaaccaataCGACCGAGGCACCGTAAAAGCGCAATAACATCACAGTGGTTCAGTGCATCACGGCAGTCAATATCGATGGAACTTTGATCttatcgatgcaattttgtgcaaaaaacACTCGAGTTATTAACAGCATCAAATGTTAGTATTGAAGCACAGAGGCAGGAAGAAAGaaactacctccatgatttgaaGGTAACATGCATTTAGAGCAATGGCATGGTTTGCTAGTATGTTATCCCTACATGGCatgttaaatttgaattttcgtTGGCTCTCTTTTTGGACAGATTTCCTCCAAGTCTGCGGGCATATACCTATCGAAACATGATAAATTTATGGAGTAAATTTgagcagactgtcgcgttacTGCCTGCTGCGTATGGTGAACGCGTTGGCCCACACCAGCCAATAACTATACTGCCGAGAAAAGCAAGGGACTTTGGGCCCGCCAGTCCACAGTGGGTCGAGGGACTGTGGCAAGTGTATCGTTTCAAGAGCATGTAGGCTGTTGGTTACGAAATCATTCACAGTATGTAACGACGGTTGACACGAGattgaaaacaataacaaatgcTGGTAGATTCTCATCTTTTGCGAACTATCGTGTTGCGCAAAGGGAATAACGATTTAATAGTCAATCACATCCGAGTGAATATGTTGATAATTCGCAACCCGCATGTGTTCACCACCATTCGTAGCAAGTCATTGCTGGATCCTTTGTGAACGCTATAAATTACCCGGGTAAAATGTTAGCATGGATAACAAAACGCCTTCAGTGGTGGCGCTTCACACACTAGCGGGACAGGTGCCGTTTTGTAATAGGCGCCTTGACAAACGGACTGATTTTTGAGTGAAACGAGTATTGACTGCTTTGAAAAAGCACTTCTGGGTAGTTGCCTATACCCCATATCATTGGCGCCAACATTTAGACGCTTTTTGACCTATTCACAAGTATCAACTCGCACTTTACATAACCAGATTGATGAATGTAACGACACGTAATAAGAGGTTGGTGATACCACACATAGGGATTTGAAGATGTGCAATTTTTAAGTCAgagcaataaaaatacaaacagtGGGCAAGCTTTTTCGTAAGCGGTGAACATTCCGTTCTAAAAAATTGTAGACCGTACAGAATTATTGACGTAAAGGGAAAGTGGGGTAGAGCCATATTTCTTTGATTCTTTGGTTAGTCTGATATGCGGTATCACAATTTGACACTTCCTGGTTTGATGACGATATTTGCGCGGCAAAATTtctgttaggccaaaaaaaagaaatgtttctggtcagcgcgcgcgtcacttgaacaacagcgcgtcaccttttttttctgttgtggccggcggccgtggctgacaccaaaccaaaatggctgaagagaaagacaaaattctTTGTGGggaatgatcagtgactgcatgaataGTAtaatatgtgactatattgataaaactataaaactgaccctcctccctcccttgaggcaataaaaaataaataaaatgcgcgtcacCGCACCATTTTTAAAggaagacctgaccagaaacatttctctttttttggccttatgccGCGCCTTTCGATCTCCAAAGTTCCATTTTATTTCTGACCTATACGCGCGCTCGATGCTCACGGCCTCTTTACTTAGGGGCAgtagataattaaaacacacGCATGGTGAACGCAATTTAAGTGTTAGTGTGGTGTGGCTATATTTCGATACCGTGCGCAATTAAAAATCGCACTATAAATTCATTTATATCGCAACTTTCCGCTACACGTTTTATGCATCGCGAAAATATCGCACTACATTCAATTTTTGAGTGTACCAGATCAGTACAGTGCGGCACCGGCGCTACACCAACATTcttttttgacatacatgtgattCAGCGTACGagtgaaaaaacgtaataatcattttggatacatcGTTTCAATTCATCGGCATTGTTGAGTTGgcgctgaacaaagattgattttagagcGGGGGGGGGGTAGCGCATGCGTTATTACATAGCGACATAATTACCGATAGTAGGATGCTAatatgatacagaatgaggcttggttcgCAAGAAACATGCGCATCTCGTCAAAGTTTTCTTCACTAGTTATTCGTAAAGAACATTAACATGAATAATTCGAAAAGAATCCCCGCACTGCTATGTCAAAACACTTGTACCAATCGCACAATAAAATTTCAGTTTGTAAACATTGTTTCTAGGTTGGAGTTTGAAAATCAAGGTCTCTGTTGAGCATTGACATCCGCCACGTAATATTCGACCGCAAATTTACAAGAGGAGTAATTTCCATCACAAAAAATATaccaataaattaaataaagtaaaattaaaCTACAATTGATAAAATTACGCTTACATTATCGTGTATCTACATTGTGACAATAATTTCAGTTTATTAGACACAAATTTATGATTTAGAATTTGATAATTGAAGTTTAATAATTTAGAATAGATCGTTTATTTTTACAAAGAGTCGTAGTAAgatatttcagtaatttttcgaTCGAGCTCGACACTTAGTCGACGTAGCGAATACTTCACAGTTTAAACAAAGCAAACGAAATAAATTACTGTTTTGGTAAGGCGTCGAAACCTTTAAAGTTCAAACCTATATCCTATATTTCGATTTACAAATTTAGTCGTGGCATGACTTTAGccgaatttgcaattttgttagCTGCATAACAACAATGAAAGTGATCGAATTTCCTGACATGCGGCTGCTTTTTCGTTTCCCAAAGGCATGATGATACCGAATAAACGCACGTATTTCATTTGTTAGATTTACCGTAGATTGTCTACACTGATATCGATCGCATTACATGCAGCCGTGAAGAAAGACAATGccaaaaaagtaaaatcttCGGCCAAAGAGCAAAGTCTTACCTTGAAGACGATATGTGAATCTTGCGCACGTCACAGTGTATGTAGGGCAGTTACCATCTACCGTCTAGGAACGTTCAATGAACGCATCATTATTTATATCACAAGCGGCTCTAATAATAAATCAGTAGGAAAGTTATACTGGTAGCACGTCAATTCCAAAGAATGATGTCACCCCTCATGTCGCATTTTGATATATAATTGACCTTTATCATCCATTATTGACATTCACACTTTGCCCATTTTACCCGCATACACTGGCCAAAATGCCAGGCGACATTTTTCGTTGTCCCTTGTTAGTCACCGATATTGAAGAGTAATGTGCGACAAAGAGTTTGGAAAAAAAGTTTCATTCAGTTTTAGCGCGTTTGTTGTATTGCGCCATCATGCAAATATCATACACTATTCCGAAAGTcccataaatttgaaaaattaaatgagCGGGAAAGGTGGGGGTGGTGACTTTGAAAAGAATAGCAGTGAGTTGTATTTTGGAGAAGGTCTGCCATAAAGGACATTGGCACTGATTCGTTGTGCCATAATTAGAACAAGAATAAAGCAAATCACGATGACTCGGTAGATGCTTGAAAGCGAGAGGTCAAATTGCTAATTATTATATAACAATACGACAACATGATACGTAAGCCCCATGTCGACCCCATTGTTCTTGCCCGCGGGTCAAATTTCTGCAAACGGTAAAAAATGGCGCGCAGACGCGATCGTTCACAATGCGACGGGCGCAGTGCCTCGAAGATGGCGGTGGCAGAACAATTGATTTTACTCAGGTGTGAAACGCTTCTGTGATTTTTAGACACAGCGGTATAGTGACAGTTCCACTCACAATTAATTGATCATTTTGCGGCGTCACTATGATAGGTAAACAATGCAgtcacatgtttttttttcctaccCGCTTTTTTTGCAGCAGCCAAGAAATTACATGACCCAAGGTCTGAAAAATCAGCCGACAGTGATCTATACATTTGGTAACAATGTTTGGTAATGCGTGCGACTGCTACTTTCCTCTGACCGAGGACATACCCGGTCCCATGTATTTATTACGAATTTAAAAGGGATTATGAGATTATGAAAATGGATTAAGATCATGTATTTATATCGAATTTAAAAGGGATTTAAGATCTCACATAGTGATACCGTAACATAACTTACAAGAGAAAGTAAATTTTGCTCTGTTGCAATTGCTcataaggccgaacaaaaaaacatTGTGCTCTCagtgttccgataacccgacctaccctatttttacctgccgaccctaaactttttagggctacgtaaacacggactAGGAAGTAACAGCAGAGAAAggaaaaacccgtaaaatcacgcgttcgttacttggcatttgatttttgcttgaacgaggatgtcttttatgtttttattctttttatgtGTATGATGCATTTTTCTGGACATGttttggccagtgtttgatcgccctgaacccctgaaaaatgcatatttcaaaacaaaaatatttcggaaaaaaaatccctgccgacctaTTAGCTACCTAGCCTATGTTTGTAAAACATGTTGtcatcggaacagcacaatttattttttttcgccTAAGTTATGCCGTGCGCAAATCGTTGAATATCATGATCCTTTCGAAGCCTCTTTAAATCttgagaaaatattttatttctactCAACTAGTTCTTTAAAACACTTTATCTATTTACAGGTAAATTGCGACGTCAAACTCTAATACTGATCAATTTCAgcgattttttaaaaaaaaagttgtCGACGTCAGTCTAAATGATAAAACtatggtggcaattttggcaattacaataaagttcagaaaatgcCTCATGCCGAGTCAAGAAGACAACATACAAACCGGTCAAAATAAAGCCACTATCTGTAAGGTTttttaaaagacatgttttcGAGACCAACTCATTTCCTTCTATGCACACAGGAGCACATGGGAATATTACAATTGCAGTACTGCGGCTAGACACCCCTGCGACATTTCGTTTGGCACTGTAGATATTTACTGGGgagattttaacaaaatgtagaCATTTTCAGCTGTTTTTGCCGCAATCACAGTTTTACCCACCGTGTTTGAATACCATGCAGTTTTGACGCAAGTATTTGGTCAAAATTGTAGACTTGGAACCCTTgatttagtgaaaaaatatagtGTTTGTGCTAGCGTATGTAGCTCGAATATATCGAACTGCCCAGATAAAACCAGTCGTGTACTAAAATAGGGAGGGAGGGTGGGATTGAGTATGGTTGCTCCACTCCAATATGCGGCATATAAAAGACATCGACTTCAGAGCGTGATAGGATGGCCTGCTCGATGTCACATTCAAAGTTCCCGCGCCTTTCCGCACTAAATGGTGGCAtcgtgacgtcatttgtttcCCCTTTACTTTCGCGCCCAAACTCCAAAGCAAGGTTCAAATTGTGGACCGGGTTCAAAACGATGAAAGTACCAAACTCCATCCAGTCTTCAAACCTTAAATCTGGTCATTTTCGCAAAGAACTGCGCTGAAATTTCCAAGGCACTATTGAGTATCGAACTTAAAACGCAATTTGAAAGCGAGGAATGTGCAAGCGGTAGACTTGCTCAAATTAAAGTCTGtggacaaaaaaaaatattacaaaataaactgAGAGAGTAAATTTAAAAACACTATCGCGTTAGTGCTACATTGCTGCGTATATCATGGGGTGATTCCGTTCGCCCACAGACGAGTGACTTGGCCCGCCAGTAAGTGCtaccgagaaaagccaagcgaccaGGACGCCGATCTACGTAAGCGGTACTATAACCACGTAATCGACAAATGgttgtttgcaaaattttggtcagTTTTCGGTCTCCAATACTAGACTAAGCTATGCCATACGCCAGACGACG contains the following coding sequences:
- the LOC139129516 gene encoding uncharacterized protein — protein: MRHHLIFVVCFLVVLHSCYSRVLPRSRDKRTADANDMDMGMTEDMNMNMDPNMNMNMESTMPNMMMKMMMDSGMNMDDMDMDMDMDMNMNPMMGEDGGEEMEKMMMIRKMCMMMVMVDGMLKMEHSMKHMTEREIMELRILMSEFRKLIVELLISVLGHHHHHHHHDHHGDMEDMDATGMPMMGDGEEMTNAITQIEPMMQGMMGMEAMTPGMGMKRGMKMNKGMGMDGGMGMDGGMDAITPGMGMDRGMEREGDMGMEPMTPGMGMKPGMKMGHMRKGQEMEHGMGMKPMKHGREGEMENGGNDLENEIMELKKALMQLSGMQ